In a genomic window of Flavobacteriales bacterium:
- a CDS encoding DUF4349 domain-containing protein, which yields MKLPTAILALIALIVFFPACQRAPDSESASVPEHESALEEEKAAGEASSRSLSFVSNGFADMSVAAAADSTPRYMSSSAARTNGDTTRRFIRTADLKFRVKDVVQATYSIEDIIAAQGGHVEHAHLTTRVDQRYTMPVSEDSLLETTRFTVVSNSVLRVPVGRLDTTLKMLARFVDFLDHRTVKAEDVRPLMLANLLEQRRIARYNGRVEKAIDEQGKRLKETSATEEQLLNRQEQADRALLSSMSLQDRIDYSTITLEIYQRQSVRQELLAKEHGVERYEPGFLTKLGKAVANGWRMLLRFFLLVAGNWSVILLAAIAFVLMRRWLRKRPQG from the coding sequence ATGAAGCTTCCCACCGCCATTCTCGCATTGATCGCGCTGATCGTCTTCTTTCCCGCATGCCAGCGCGCCCCGGATTCCGAATCAGCTAGCGTACCGGAGCATGAAAGCGCGCTCGAAGAAGAGAAGGCTGCAGGGGAGGCCAGTTCACGTTCCCTCAGTTTCGTCAGCAACGGATTTGCGGACATGTCCGTTGCCGCTGCCGCGGATTCTACCCCGCGCTACATGTCGTCGAGCGCCGCGCGAACCAATGGCGACACCACGCGCCGCTTCATCCGCACCGCCGATCTCAAGTTCAGGGTGAAGGATGTGGTGCAGGCCACGTATTCGATCGAGGACATCATTGCTGCGCAAGGCGGCCATGTGGAGCATGCGCACCTCACCACGCGCGTCGATCAGCGCTACACCATGCCTGTTAGCGAGGACAGCCTGTTGGAGACCACACGCTTCACCGTGGTGAGCAACTCGGTGCTGCGCGTTCCTGTGGGACGCCTCGACACCACCCTGAAGATGCTTGCGCGCTTCGTTGATTTCCTGGATCACCGCACCGTGAAGGCGGAGGATGTGCGCCCGCTGATGCTCGCGAACCTATTGGAGCAGCGCCGCATCGCACGCTACAACGGCAGGGTGGAGAAGGCCATCGATGAGCAGGGCAAGCGGCTGAAGGAGACCAGCGCCACGGAAGAGCAACTGCTGAACCGGCAGGAGCAGGCCGACCGCGCTCTGCTGAGCAGCATGAGCCTGCAGGACCGGATCGACTACAGTACGATCACGCTCGAGATCTACCAACGGCAGAGCGTGCGTCAGGAGCTGCTCGCCAAAGAGCACGGCGTGGAACGGTACGAGCCGGGCTTCCTCACCAAGCTGGGCAAGGCCGTGGCGAACGGCTGGCGGATGCTGCTGCGCTTCTTCCTGCTGGTGGCCGGCAATTGGAGCGTGATCCTGCTCGCGGCGATCGCTTTCGTCCTCATGCGGCGCTGGCTCCGCAAGCGGCCGCAGGGATGA
- a CDS encoding endonuclease/exonuclease/phosphatase family protein, translating into MKPAEHEPKPAKRPSRWHLPLWWANGIAVGLLLLTYLAPHVSPHAFWPLALLAFAYPFQLLAHAGFLVYWLLFRRKRMLLSGLALLIGYGHLADHMQLAGSAAPPTEELGEPVKLLSWNVRLFDLYNWDDNERTRDAIFDALAREDAGILCLQEFFHSTDKRYFRTRDAIMHELGCRSEHMAWTHTARYDQHYGIATFSKHPITRRGRVHFGRKTNNICIWSDIKLGTDTIRVFNAHLASLHFGDADYDFLDSLGHDPSTELLKQHGGRIAGLLRSGLVRRASEAARIDSAMRASPHPVVFCGDINDVPMSYAYQLLRGDKRDAFVESGSGLGGTYIGRLPKLRIDHILHDEAIESWDFQRLPEELSDHHGLSVMVAVKRESND; encoded by the coding sequence ATGAAACCCGCCGAGCACGAACCGAAGCCTGCCAAGCGCCCCTCGCGTTGGCACCTGCCTTTGTGGTGGGCGAACGGCATCGCGGTCGGGCTGCTGCTGCTCACCTACTTAGCGCCGCATGTCAGTCCGCATGCGTTCTGGCCCTTGGCCTTGCTGGCCTTCGCTTATCCGTTCCAGCTCCTGGCGCATGCGGGCTTCCTGGTGTACTGGCTGCTCTTCCGCCGTAAGCGCATGCTGCTCTCCGGCTTGGCGCTGCTGATCGGCTACGGGCATCTCGCGGACCACATGCAACTCGCCGGGAGCGCTGCGCCGCCAACTGAGGAACTCGGCGAGCCGGTGAAGCTGCTCAGTTGGAACGTGCGCCTCTTCGACCTTTACAACTGGGACGACAACGAGCGCACGCGCGATGCCATCTTCGATGCGCTGGCCCGTGAGGACGCCGGCATCCTCTGCCTGCAGGAGTTCTTCCACAGCACCGACAAGCGCTACTTCCGCACACGGGATGCGATCATGCATGAACTCGGCTGCCGTTCGGAGCACATGGCCTGGACGCACACTGCCCGTTACGACCAGCACTACGGCATCGCCACCTTCAGCAAGCATCCGATCACGAGGCGAGGCCGCGTGCACTTCGGCCGGAAGACGAACAACATCTGCATCTGGAGCGACATCAAGCTGGGGACCGACACCATTCGGGTCTTCAATGCGCACCTGGCCAGCTTGCACTTCGGCGACGCCGATTACGATTTCCTCGATTCGCTCGGGCATGATCCGAGCACGGAGCTCCTGAAGCAGCACGGCGGACGCATCGCTGGGCTGCTGCGGAGCGGATTGGTTCGGCGCGCATCCGAAGCGGCCCGGATCGACAGCGCCATGCGCGCCAGCCCGCATCCGGTGGTCTTCTGCGGCGACATCAACGATGTGCCCATGAGCTATGCCTACCAGCTGCTTCGCGGTGATAAGCGCGATGCCTTCGTGGAGAGCGGCAGCGGCCTGGGCGGCACCTACATCGGCAGATTGCCCAAGCTCCGCATCGATCACATCCTGCACGATGAGGCCATTGAGTCGTGGGACTTCCAACGGCTGCCTGAGGAATTGAGCGATCACCATGGGCTCTCAGTGATGGTAGCGGTGAAGCGGGAATCGAACGATTGA
- a CDS encoding rhomboid family intramembrane serine protease: MFEELKRQWRSGGMVIRLVLVNASVFVALHLINLPFWAMRQPGPDILGWLWSRSDLSALMLRPWTMVTYMFTHWGFGHIFFNLLLLWFMGRIFEDLLGSKRVLGNYLLGGFSGLALYLIGYNVLPVYADQVAGSSIHGASASVMAVLVGIAAYRPDYEVRLLLFGTVRLKWIALVLFLIDLVSVQESANSGGHLAHIGGALYGYASSMALKRRSGAMDWSLAFVNGLERFFGRFKRKSGARMRVEKPFSGKRRSDADFNAAKRDHQARIDAILDKISRSGYDSLSKEEKDVLFKAGK; this comes from the coding sequence ATGTTCGAGGAATTGAAGCGGCAGTGGCGGAGCGGCGGGATGGTGATCCGCCTCGTGCTGGTGAATGCGTCCGTTTTCGTCGCGCTGCACCTGATCAACCTGCCGTTCTGGGCCATGCGCCAGCCGGGCCCGGATATCCTGGGCTGGCTCTGGAGCAGGAGCGACCTCAGTGCCTTGATGCTCCGCCCGTGGACGATGGTCACCTACATGTTCACGCACTGGGGATTCGGGCACATCTTCTTCAACCTGCTGCTGCTCTGGTTCATGGGGCGGATCTTCGAGGACCTGCTCGGCAGCAAGCGCGTGCTGGGCAATTACCTGCTCGGCGGCTTCAGCGGCCTGGCGCTCTACCTGATCGGCTACAACGTGCTGCCGGTGTACGCGGACCAGGTGGCGGGCAGCAGCATCCACGGCGCCTCGGCGTCCGTGATGGCGGTGCTCGTGGGCATCGCGGCTTACCGGCCCGACTATGAGGTGCGGCTGCTGCTCTTCGGCACGGTCCGGCTGAAGTGGATCGCGCTGGTGCTCTTCCTCATCGACCTCGTGAGCGTGCAGGAGAGCGCCAACAGCGGCGGCCACCTCGCGCACATCGGAGGCGCGCTCTATGGCTACGCGTCATCCATGGCCCTGAAGCGCAGGAGCGGTGCGATGGATTGGTCATTGGCCTTCGTGAACGGGCTTGAGCGCTTCTTCGGCCGGTTCAAGCGGAAGAGCGGCGCGCGCATGCGCGTGGAGAAGCCCTTCTCCGGCAAGCGCCGTAGCGATGCTGATTTCAACGCGGCGAAGCGCGACCACCAGGCGCGCATCGATGCCATCCTCGACAAGATCAGCCGCAGCGGCTACGACAGCCTGAGCAAGGAGGAGAAGGATGTTCTCTTCAAGGCCGGGAAGTGA